The Bdellovibrio sp. ZAP7 DNA segment GTATCGTGCGCATCATGAAAACGGTCAAGTTCAGAAGCTTTCTGTTTATTCTGGTTCCGCTGTTCTTGATTCTAACAAAAAATATTGTGGATCAGACTTTGCGTGATCCTATTTCCACTTTGATTTCTACGTTCGGTGTGATCTGCGCGTTTATTTCCGTAAACCTTCGCAACGACTATACAGATCACGTGCGCGGGGTGGATCGGGTTCTTGAGCGCAGTGGCAGTCGTGCGATTCAAAACGGCTGGACGACGGCAGCTCATATCAAATCGCTATCGACGGTCTTTTTGTGGATCTCCTTGATTTGCTCTTTGCCAGTGATGTTTGCATACAACGAAGTTGCAATCGTGATTGTGGTGGCAGCCTTGATTGGTTTGTGGGCGCAGTTTCAAAAACGCATTTCCTTTAAATATCAAATTGGTGGCGAGTTCGCGCTGTTCCTGATGTTTGGTCCCCTGTTGACGGTGGGCTATCAGTTAGCGATGGGGGCTCCATTTGATAAAGAGTCCTTGTGGATTGGTGTCGTTTGGGGCTGGGCTGTTTTATTTGTGGTCCACCTACGTAATTTTATTAATATTCTTCCCAGCAGCCAGGCCGGTTTTAGAAATACTGTGAACTGGTTGGGCTTTGATCGTTCTCGTCGCTTGATTGCGATCTGGTGGGCGATTTTTTTAATCATCAATCTTTTCTATCACACGGTGTATGCCGGAAAGTATTGGGGAGTTTACGTCAGCGTGGCGCTGGTGTTCTTGTCTTGTACTTTCATTTCCAAGCTTAAAAGCCTTTCTAGCCCTGTGGGTGGTGATTTACGCCAGGTTTTCAAATACGGATTCACTTTGTTCTTATTCACCATTGGACTGTGGGTGTTTGAATGTCTTTGGTATCTTCTGGCGAGCTAAAACAAATCTGTGTCATCGCCGATGATGCTGGAATATCCAAGGGACACCAGTGGGCTCAGTTTTTAAATTGCCCCTTGAACCCTCCTTCTGTGGATTCTTACTATTTCCGTTTCAATGTAGAAGGCGAGCGCGTTTACGTGCGCGATCAAGATAAGCGTCTGCTGGAAATCGACTTCGACAAAAATCATCTGGATTACGAGCGCAAAGGTCACCGCGGAAAGCAGGAAATGATCGCCAAAGCTTTGGGCGCGGCTAAAGGTTGCAAGAAAGTTTTGGATCTTTCTGTGGGCATGGGAATCGACAGCGTTTTTCTGACTCAATTGGGATTTCAAGTCACGGGTGTCGAGCGTTCGCCGGTTTTGTATGCGCTTTTAAGTGAAGCCTTCGCGAAAACACAAAAGGAATATCTAAAGTCTTATAAATTGCACTTTGCAAACAGCCTGGACTTCCTGCGCGAGCAAAACGGAAAAATCGAGATCGATTCTATTTATTTTGATCCCATGTATCCGCATAAGAAAAAGTCATCATTGCCCAAGCAAGAGATGGTCGTGTTCCGCGATCTGGTCGGCCACGATGATGATGCGGCAGAGGTTTTAAAAGAAGCCCTGAAGTGGCCAGTGAAACGGGTGGTAGTCAAAAGACCGATCCACGCGGAACAACTGTTGCCCGGTGTGATTCACTCTTTTGAAGGAAAGGTGGTTCGTTATGATTCTTATGTGGTTGGGTAGTTTTGTCCTGATGATGTTTGGTCTGACGAAGTCCCAAAAAAGTGCGGCGCAAATGTTCCGCTCTTTTCAAAAGTCTTTTTTGGATAAGAACATCGATCAACCGAAAATGATCAAAATGTTTCAGTACTGTCTGGATGTGGTATTGCTGGAAGTATCTCCGCAAAAATCTTTGTATGCCGGAATGGGTATGTACAATCTGCGTATTGCGAGCCTGCGTCCCAGTGCTTTGGTGATGTGTCTCTCCACGCTGGGTGCCTGGTGGGTGGCCATATTGGGAATGTTATTCCTAAGTTTCAATGGGTCGTTCTTGTTGGGGCTTTGTGCTTTAGGACTGATCACGGTCATCATGACACCCAAAATCCGCACAGTTTTAGAATGGATTTTAGGTACAGGAATCTTTTTGATTGGCGGGGAGTTGATGCTAAAAAACTCCAACGTTTTGATTATGGCCTTAGGGCAAAGTGATTTGGCATTTTTCCTGGCTGATGGAAGAATCATATCGGTGGCTTCTATCTTGCTTGCATCGGCTTTGATCAGTTTGGTGGTGCGTGTAGAGTTTTGGTCCCTGGCTTTGGGGCTTTCCCTTTTATTTGTAAATGTGATTTCTTTAAATGGTGCGATCGCCTTGCTTGCGGGTGAACGTGTGGGCCGTATGATTTTATTCTGGTGGCATACGCGGTCTCTGAATCAGGATTGCCGTCGTGTGGGTTTACAATTCTCTCTGGTTTCAATTGCGGGAGCTATTTTGGGAATGCTTTTGGCCGGGGAAGTCCGGGTCACCCTTAACATGGGATACACTTCCGAAATGAGCGCCTATCAGGATAAGAGCCTGCAATACGTGATTCTATTTTTGATCATTCTAAGTGTGCAGTTCTTGGCGCAAATGGTGTGGGGCCACTTCGGCAGCACCAAGCAATTGGACGAGATGCAAGATCCAAAATACATTTCTCAAGTTTGGTTGTCTGAGGAGTTCGCTTCGCCTGGAGTTTATCAATGGGCGAAATCAAAAATTCATAAACGCTTAAGTGAGGTACGGTATCACTTGCAAGGACTCAACACTCTGAAAGAGGGGCAAGTCCCAGATCCAATCCAAGCTCGTTTAAAAGAGGAAGAACAGCAGCTTTCCAATTTGGAAGCGATGCTTAGTTAGGGAATTCTTCCTTGATAACTTTTCCAGTATCCAAATCAATTGAATTGCTAAAGCCTTCCCAATCGAGGGCTTTGGCTTGCGATCCGAATTTTAGAATCGCCGTATAGAAGCGGGGTTTACGCCCTTGAATCTGCCAGCGAATGCTCATGTCTTTATTCAGAAATAGGATATTGTCATAGAGCTTTCGGGTCGGAATCTTTTCATTGAAGATATTCAATAAAACCAGAATCCCGTCCTCGAACTCCATAGCGTTTTCTATCGTGTGAATTAGGAAAAGATTTTGTCCGGAATACTGAATCTGGTGATTTTCAATTCTTAGCATGTTCCTTCGTTTCTTTCTTTTAGCCCGCGCAGGAATCAGCCATGCAATATCATTTCCCAGCTGAAATAGTGTTTAAAGGGCCCTTTGTCCGACAGATGTTCTAGTTCCGGACAGGGACTAATTATCTTTTTGTTTCCAATTTTTGGTTCGTGTCTACTCCTTGGTCATCTGAAATGAGCTTTAATCGGTTCTTTGTGTGGTCCGTGGGTTGCACTTAGGATTCCAGATTCAAAAAATTAAAGATCTAAAGGAGCCCCCATGAAAAGTGTTTTGTTTGTTTTAGTATCCGCAATGTCGATGAATGCGATGGCGTTGGAAATCTCAACATCCATCAAAATCACTCAAGCGAACCAGGAAAAAACTGCGTATGAGCAAATGCTTTTAGATGCGCAACCGGATGCTGCGATTTATATCGCTTCAGGTGGTAAAGAGTTGAGACCTCAATTGGCTC contains these protein-coding regions:
- a CDS encoding prenyltransferase, which codes for MSEFVTLSKSSPEFESYLLGTFAKDKRALPVQTLNVNSASETVTFKIVSVSTLEFPPRIVRIMKTVKFRSFLFILVPLFLILTKNIVDQTLRDPISTLISTFGVICAFISVNLRNDYTDHVRGVDRVLERSGSRAIQNGWTTAAHIKSLSTVFLWISLICSLPVMFAYNEVAIVIVVAALIGLWAQFQKRISFKYQIGGEFALFLMFGPLLTVGYQLAMGAPFDKESLWIGVVWGWAVLFVVHLRNFINILPSSQAGFRNTVNWLGFDRSRRLIAIWWAIFLIINLFYHTVYAGKYWGVYVSVALVFLSCTFISKLKSLSSPVGGDLRQVFKYGFTLFLFTIGLWVFECLWYLLAS
- a CDS encoding class I SAM-dependent methyltransferase, translating into MSLVSSGELKQICVIADDAGISKGHQWAQFLNCPLNPPSVDSYYFRFNVEGERVYVRDQDKRLLEIDFDKNHLDYERKGHRGKQEMIAKALGAAKGCKKVLDLSVGMGIDSVFLTQLGFQVTGVERSPVLYALLSEAFAKTQKEYLKSYKLHFANSLDFLREQNGKIEIDSIYFDPMYPHKKKSSLPKQEMVVFRDLVGHDDDAAEVLKEALKWPVKRVVVKRPIHAEQLLPGVIHSFEGKVVRYDSYVVG
- a CDS encoding DUF2388 domain-containing protein; amino-acid sequence: MKSVLFVLVSAMSMNAMALEISTSIKITQANQEKTAYEQMLLDAQPDAAIYIASGGKELRPQLARTFEVIRSKNGNKGSNMELAESIANAK